The Methanocella arvoryzae MRE50 genome includes a region encoding these proteins:
- a CDS encoding cobyric acid synthase — protein sequence MARYLTVLGTQSHVGKSILVTALCRILKRRGYRVAPFKAQNMSNNSWITADGSEIGIAQAIQAFAAGAEPRAEMNPVLLKPKGNMTSQVVVLGKPLGDRVVGQYYESIESMMAIALNALYKLSEDYDVIVVEGAGGAAEINLYDRDIANIPLARAIHSPVLLVGDIERGGVFASLYGTIALLPPGDRELVKGLIINKFCGDPSLLGSGVGELEKLTGVPVMGIVPYSGLRIPSEDSVSLGDKKPEGLLDVDIAVVRFPLISNFTDFEALERIARVRYVSLDDSLGRPDIVILPGSKNTVSDLKMLKNSPLASEICSLASDGVPVIGICGGYQMLGRQVVDSGIEGGMPETIDGLGLLPVTTVFDRYEKCTCQSTKTVTGAGPLLAGIRGSAVTGYEIHMGQTRTDSPAFGDDGCVSDSGTILGTYLHGIFNNASFTDAVLKYACERKGLRYVRPEGVRDPYDELADIVESAIDLDAIIRLIESQDKV from the coding sequence ATGGCCCGCTATCTCACCGTTCTCGGCACTCAGTCCCACGTCGGCAAAAGCATTCTTGTTACCGCCCTGTGCCGCATACTAAAGCGCAGAGGGTATCGTGTCGCGCCGTTCAAGGCGCAGAACATGAGCAACAACTCGTGGATCACTGCCGACGGCAGCGAGATCGGCATCGCTCAGGCCATTCAGGCTTTCGCCGCAGGAGCAGAACCCCGGGCTGAGATGAACCCTGTGCTGCTCAAGCCTAAAGGTAACATGACCTCTCAGGTCGTAGTTCTGGGCAAGCCTCTGGGAGACCGGGTGGTAGGGCAGTACTACGAGTCGATCGAATCGATGATGGCCATCGCCCTGAACGCGCTGTATAAGCTATCTGAAGACTACGACGTGATCGTCGTGGAAGGGGCGGGCGGCGCTGCGGAAATCAACCTGTACGACCGTGATATTGCCAACATCCCCCTGGCCAGGGCTATTCATTCTCCTGTGCTGCTTGTCGGGGATATCGAGAGGGGAGGCGTATTCGCCAGCCTCTACGGGACTATCGCACTGTTGCCGCCCGGCGATCGGGAGCTCGTCAAAGGCCTGATCATCAACAAGTTCTGCGGCGACCCGTCTCTGCTGGGCTCCGGCGTAGGGGAGCTGGAAAAGCTGACGGGGGTACCAGTGATGGGCATTGTCCCATATTCGGGATTACGGATTCCCTCCGAGGATTCGGTATCCCTCGGCGACAAAAAGCCGGAGGGTCTCCTCGACGTCGATATCGCCGTCGTGCGCTTCCCCCTCATCTCTAACTTCACCGACTTCGAAGCGCTGGAGCGGATCGCCCGGGTCAGGTACGTATCGCTGGATGACAGCCTGGGACGGCCGGATATCGTTATTTTGCCGGGGTCCAAGAACACTGTCAGCGATCTCAAGATGCTTAAAAATTCGCCGTTAGCCTCGGAAATCTGCAGCCTGGCGAGCGATGGCGTACCTGTGATCGGTATCTGCGGGGGCTACCAGATGCTGGGCCGGCAGGTGGTCGACAGCGGCATCGAAGGCGGAATGCCGGAGACCATCGATGGCCTGGGCTTACTGCCGGTTACCACTGTATTCGATCGTTACGAGAAATGCACCTGCCAGAGCACGAAAACCGTGACCGGGGCGGGACCGCTACTCGCAGGCATCAGGGGGTCGGCTGTAACCGGCTACGAGATCCACATGGGGCAAACCAGAACTGACAGCCCCGCGTTCGGCGACGACGGTTGTGTCAGCGATTCAGGCACGATCCTCGGTACCTACCTCCACGGCATATTCAATAACGCATCCTTTACCGACGCAGTTCTCAAGTATGCCTGCGAGAGAAAAGGCCTCAGGTACGTCCGTCCGGAGGGCGTCAGGGACCCGTATGACGAGCTGGCAGATATCGTGGAATCGGCGATAGACCTGGATGCGATTATCCGGCTGATCGAAAGCCAGGATAAGGTGTAG